In Brachypodium distachyon strain Bd21 chromosome 2, Brachypodium_distachyon_v3.0, whole genome shotgun sequence, one genomic interval encodes:
- the LOC100830095 gene encoding receptor-like serine/threonine-protein kinase At1g78530: MHTTLIALYITVCSALFIISKMLISFLCYKKWARKKRIIETSLTGGKMVIFRSAAMQSLSPKSFLRMIMGLSSKDIIGSGGYGTVYMLRLDEKSAFAIKKLSRGSAEMDRGFERELDTMGDIKHRNIVPLCGYYAAPHFNLLIYELMPNGSLDAILHAGKDQDQQEAEKKKRAVKLDWPVRYKIALGVARGLAYLHHDCIPHVIHRDIKSSNILLDHNMEARVSDFGLATLMKPNESHVTTVVAGTFGYLAPEYFETGRATTKGDVYSYGVVLLELLTGKRPTDESFLENGTRLVTWVKETMEEKREEHAVDETLPSFPAEEVKFVFTVAEKCLESDPRDRPTMAQVAKMLEQAKLA; the protein is encoded by the exons ATGCATACCACCTTGATCGCGCTCTACATTACGGTTTGCTCTGCCCTGTTCATCATATCCAAGATGCTCATCTCGTTCCTCTGCTACAAGAAGTGGGCTCGCAAGAAGAGGATCATCGAGACAAGCCTGACAG GTGGCAAGATGGTGATCTTCCGGTCGGCGGCGATGCAGTCGCTGAGTCCCAAATCGTTCCTCCGGATGATCATGGGGCTGTCGAGCAAGGACATCATCGGGTCGGGGGGCTACGGGACGGTGTACATGCTGAGGCTGGACGAGAAGTCGGCGTTCGCCATCAAGAAGCTCAGCAGGGGCAGCGCGGAGATGGACCGTGGGTTCGAGCGGGAACTGGACACCATGGGCGACATCAAGCACCGGAACATCGTCCCGCTCTGCGGCTACTACGCCGCGCCCCACTTCAACCTCCTCATCTACGAGCTCATGCCCAACGGCAGCCTCGACGCCATCCTCCACGCCGGGAAAGACCAAGATCAGCAggaggcggagaagaagaagcgggccGTGAAGCTGGACTGGCCCGTGAGGTACAAGATCGCGCTGGGCGTGGCCCGGGGGCTGGCGTACCTCCACCACGACTGCATCCCCCACGTGATCCACCGGGACATCAAGTCCAGCAACATACTCCTCGACCACAACATGGAGGCCAGGGTGTCGGACTTCGGCCTCGCCACGCTCATGAAGCCCAACGAGAGCCACGTCACcaccgtcgtcgccggcaccTTCGGGTACCTCGCGCCAG AGTACTTTGAGACTGGGAGGGCGACGACCAAGGGCGACGTGTACAGCTACGGCGTCGTCCTGCTTGAGCTGCTCACCGGGAAGAGGCCGACGGACGAATCGTTCCTTGAAAACGGCACACGGCTGGTGACCTGG GTCAAGGAGAcgatggaggagaagagggaggagcaCGCCGTCGACGAGACGCTGCCATCTTTCCCGGCGGAGGAAGTCAAGTTCGTGTTCACCGTGGCGGAGAAGTGTCTGGAGTCCGATCCCCGCGATAGACCAACGATGGCCCAGGTCGCAAAGATGCTTGAGCAAGCGAAGCTGGCGTAG